The genomic region CGGGATTCGGTGAAACCCACAATATTTTGGATGAAATTCCGTCGCATGCGAATCGTCTCAAAGCGATTTCTCCGATCATTATCCGTGAAAAACTCGAAGTACTAAAATCCTTCGGAGATAAAAAATCACCGCGATACCAATCTTTTTATTCGAACCAGGAATTCTCGACTGCCTACAAAGGTTCGTTGAAAGCGGCACTTGAAGCATTGGTAGAAAAAGTAATCACTGCGGTCCGTGAAGAGGGTGTACGAATCGTCATCCTTGATGACAGCGGATTTGATAAAGAGCATAAAGCGATACCGATGGCAATGGCCGTCGGACGAATCAGTCGTGCATTGCTGGATGCGCGTATCCGTCATTTGGCATCGATTGTCGCTTCTACAAGCGAAGTTATCGACTCTCATGGAGCCGCAACCTTGATTGCATACGGTGCGAGTGCCGTATACCCGAGCCTATTGTTCGCTACGGTAGCTGCACATGCAGAAAGAAGCGTCAACGATGTTAGTTGTTCGGAAGCTTTCAAATCGGTTCATCATGCACTCAATGCCGGACTTTTGAAAATCATGTCAAAAATGGGGATTGCAACCATCGCGTCGTACCGTAATTCAGGATTATTCGATGTGATCGGTTTGAGCAAAGAGATCGTGCACGAGTGTTTCGGAGAATCTCATGCGATGATTCCGGGACTGACGTATGACGATATCGATGCACGTTTGGAACGCAACCATAAAGAAGCATTTGAAGTTGGCGGATTTAACCGTATTTTCCCACTTAAAATCGGAGGGTACTATAAATTCTATAACGGACAAGAGCATCACGATTTTAATCCGGATGTAATCCATGCGATTCACCGCGTTTCCAAAACCGGAAAACGGGAAGATTTCGATAAATTGAGTGCATTGGTCAACGGCCGCGGTCAAAAATTTATCCGCGATTTCTTTGAATTTAAATCAGATCGTCCAAGTATCGATATCTCTGAAGTGGAACCGAAAGAGGCGATTTTCAAACGATTCGCGTCGGCTGCAATGTCATTGGGCTCTATTTCGCCTGAAGCGCATGAATGTTTGGCAGTGGCTATGAATACGATCGGGGCACAAAGTAACTCGGGTGAGGGCGGTGAAGATTCGGCCCGTTTCGGTACACTTAAGAACTCTAAAATCAAACAAGTCGCTTCAGGACGTTTCGGGGTTACTCCGGCCTACTTGCGTTCGGCTGAAGAGATTCAGATCAAAGTAGCCCAAGGGGCAAAACCGGGTGAGGGCGGACAGCTTCCGGGGCATAAAGTCAGCGGTCTTATCGCACGATTACGTTATACGATGCCGGGTGTGACATTGATTTCGCCTCCGCCGCACCATGATATCTATTCGATCGAAGATTTGGCGCAGTTGATTTTCGATATGAAACAGGTCAATCCGAATGCGAAAGTAGCGGTTAAACTCGTTTCTTCTGCCGGTGTCGGTACGATTGCGGCGGGTGTCGCTAAAGCGTATGCTGATAAAATCATCATTTCCGGCGGTGACGGCGGTACGGGTGCCGCACCGTTGACGTCGATCAAATTTGCGGGAAATCCGTGGGAACTCGGACTTTCTGAAGCGCATAATGCACTGAAAGTGAACAACCTTCGCGGCTTGGTTCATGTCCAAACCGACGGCGGACTCAAAACAGGTCAAGACATTGTTAAAGCGGCATTATTGGGAGCTGAAAGCTATGCATTCGGTACGGGTGCGTTGACGATTATCGGATGTAAAATGCTCCGTATCTGTCATGTCAACAAATGTTCCGTCGGGATCGCAACGCAAAACGAAAAATTGCGCGGTGAATTCTTTAACGGTACCGTTGAACAGCTTATCAACTATTTCACTTATTTGGCGGAAGATGTCCGTAAGATCATGGCACAATTGGGCTATAAAACAATGGAAGAGATGATCGGACGAAGCGATCTGCTCAAAGTAATCGACACCGAATTTGCAAAAAAATTCGATTTCAGTTCCGTATTGCACCGAGAAGAGGGTGTTAATACCTGTCAAGCAGCGAGTAATGAACCGTTTGACCTGAATGAATTTGAACAAGATGTTCTTGCTGAAGCGAAAGATGCGATTAAAAATCCTGATCGTCCTGTTAAGATCGTTCGTGATATTTGTAATCTCAACCGTAGTTTCGGGGCCCGTATCAGCGGTGAAATCGCTCATTATTACGGTGACTCAGGACTTAAAGAGAATACGATTAAAATCAATCTTAAAGGGATTGCCGGTCAAGCGCTTGGCGCATTCTTGATCAACGGTGTCTCTATCCGTTTAGAGGGTGTTGCGAATGACTACATCGGTAAAGGGATGCACGGCGGTAAAATCGTAATTCGTTCACAAAACCAAGGGGAACGTTTCAGCGCCGGTGGTAATACGTGTCTTTATGGTGCGACGGGCGGTAAACTCTTTATTTCCGGATCGGTCGGTGAGCGTTTCGCGGTACGTAACTCGGGTGCTCTTTCGGTTGTAGAAGGGACCGGCGACAACGCGTGTGAATATATGACAGGCGGAGTCGTCGTCATCCTCGGTAAAACCGGTATTAACTTCGGTGCGGGTATGACCGGCGGGTTTGCATTTGTATACGACCAAGACCACAGTTTTGTCGAAAATGTCAACCGTGAACTGATTGATGCGCTTCGTATCGATACTGATGACGGGGATGAAGCCCGACATTATCTCAAACGACTCTTAAAAGAGTACGTAGCTGAAACAGAGAGTGAGATGGCACAGGAACTGATCAAAAATTTCCGTGTAGAAATCCGAAACTTCTGGCTCGTTCGCCCGAAAAACTTAACTAAATTGCCACTCAATCCGGATAAAGGGGACTAATAATTATGAGAGAATTTTTAACGATTGAGCGTATCGACCCCACGAAACGCCTTGTATTGCAGCGTTTGAAAGATTTTAGCGAGATTTATGAACCGATGGGTTCAAGCGATGCCTCTTCACAGAGTGATCGCTGTATCCAATGCGGCGACCCGTTTTGTTTAAACAAATGTCCGCTGCACAACTACATTCCTCAATGGCTTAAAGCCGTAGCGGAAAAAGATTTGAAATTTGCGTTCAACCTCTCTAACGAGCCTTCGCCTTTTCCTGAAGTAATGGGACGCGTATGCCCGCATGATCGCTTATGTGAAGGGGATTGTACCCTTAACGACGGTCACGGTGCGATTACGATCGGTTCGGTTGAAACCTTTATCAATGAAGAAGGCTTCAAACAAGGGCTTAAACCGTATTTTCCGGGGATCACTACCGATAAAAAAGTTGCCATCATCGGTTCGGGACCTGCAAGTCTCTCATGTGCGACCTATCTGCTCCGTTCGGGTATTGCAGTAACGATGTATGAGCGCAGTGATCGCGCAGGCGGATTGCTCACGTATGGTATCCCTAATTTTAAACTGGACAAAAAAATTGTTGAGCGTCGTGTCAATCTGCTCCTTGAAGCAGGATTAAAACTTGAGTTGAACTGCGAAGTGGGCAAAGATATCGAATTCGATGCCATTGCGGATAAGCATGATGCGGTCTTTATCGGTATCGGTGCGACAAAAGCCAAAGGGGCTAAAATAGCCGGAGAAAATGCATCGAATGTATACATGTCGATGGAATATCTTACCGCTATTCAGCGTAAAAACTTCGGCCTGAACTATGACAAGAAATTTGATTTCAAAGATCTTGATGTCGTCGTTATCGGGGGTGGTGATACGGCTATGGACTGTGTTCGTACGGCGAAACGCGAAGGGGCAAAAAACGTAACTTGTCTATATCGACGTGATGCGCATAATATGCCCGGCTCGGTCAAAGAGTACAAAAATGCGATCGAGGAAGGGGTGGATTTCGTCTTTCATGCTTCTCCTAAAGAGGTCATATTGGGAGAAGGCGGTAAAGCCGTAGGAATCCATATGGCAAAAACGGTTCTCGGTGCAAAAGATGAATCCGGCCGTCAAAAAATGGAAGAGGTCAAAGGGGGCGATTTTAACGTTAATGCCGATGTTATTATTATGGCTCTCGGTTTTGACCCTGCCGTTCCTCCGTTCTTGGCGGAAAACGGTATTTCCGTGAATAACTGGGGCGGTATTTTGGTTAATGAAAAATACGAAACGACAACTCCCGGAATTTATGCCGGAGGAGATTGTCACCGAGGTGCCGATCTTGTTGTAACTGCGGCATATGACGGGCGTGAAGCGGCACGATCCATTGTAAAATCACTGTTGGTCTGATGGCAAGTTTTATCCACGCTGCCATCTCAGCGTGTCTTGAGATAGATGCCCTTGTCAACAAAGAGAGCGATATTCTTTTTACTCTTCATGATCGAGGATTCGGAGGCGATATCAGTAACGGTATTGATTTGCACGCTGAAGCAATCTGTTACAAGCATCTCTCACCGTTTGGATCCGTATTCTCGGAAGAGAGCGGTTGGATGTCACCTGAGTCAACCATTACTATCATGCTCGACCCGATTGACGGCAGTGATAACTTCGTTTCTAAATTCCCGTATTACGGTATTTCGATAGCCCGCGTCGTTGGGGGTAAAACAACAGAAGCACTTGTCTGCAATCTCGCGAACGGCGATATATTTGTCCGTACCGCAAAAGAGTATTTTAGGACAACGTTGAAAAACTCTGCTCATAAAGATGAAATCATCACGAATCTTTATGCGAAAATCGGTTTGTTCGAAAAAGCTATCGAACATCCGGAGTTGATTAAAAAGTTAATGTTGCATAAGCTGAAATTTCGTTCTCCCGGTGCATTGGCTCTCTCATTAGCCTATGCCCCTTATGTGAAATATGTGCTATTTTTGGGTACAATGCGACCTTACGATATCCAAGCCGGACTCTATCTCAGCGAACACCTTCATGTATTCCAAGACGATAGATACATCCTCATAAGTGCGGATAAAGAGATTTTTGAGCAGATTCGTATGATTGTAGAAAAGGAGTATTTTTGAGTCTATTTAACCTGTTCGGGGACTCCGAAAAGAAAAAACAGCCTACCAAAAGCGAGGCTCCGTCTCACTGGGTAAAATGCCCCTCATGTCAGTCATTGATGTACTACAAAGAGATTGAAAAACAAAATCACGTGTGTCCGAAATGCGGATTCCATCTCCGTATCGGTGTCAAAGAACGTTTGGCTCTCATCACGGATGAGGGCAGTTTTGTCGAGTTTGACGGCAATCTCCGTCCTACCGATCCATTGAATTTTGTGGATAAAAAAAGTTATGCGGCGAGAATAGAAGAAGGATATGCCAAAAATGGCACCTATTCTTCCGTTGTAAGCGGTGAATGTACGATTAACTCGGTTCCGGCCCAATTAGTCGTGTTTGATTTCAACTTTATGGGCGGATCGCTCGGTTCGGTTGAAGGGGAAAAAATCGTACGTGCCGTAAACCGCGCACTGGAAAAACGAATGGGGCTGATTATTGTCAGTGCCAGTGGCGGTGCCCGTATGCAAGAGAGTACTTTTTCCCTTATGCAGATGTCAAAAACATCAGCCGCTTTGGCAAAGTTAGCGGACGCAAAGCTTCCGTATATCTCGCTTCTGACCGATCCGACAATGGGTGGAGTCAGTGCATCGTTTGCAACGCTGGGAGACATTATCATTGCCGAGCCGGGTGCATTGGTAGGATTCGCAGGTCAGCGGGTTATTAAACAAACCATCGGATCAGACCTTCCGGAAGGGTTCCAACGTGCCGAATTTCTCCTTGAAAAAGGGTCAATCGATATGATTGTTGCCCGTAGCGAACTCAAAGAGACATTGAGCGATATGCTCAAACTTCTCCTTCCCTAATGCGACTTTACGCCCTTTGCGACGCCGATATTCTGAGAGAAAGAGGGAGTGATCTCCTCTCTTTTGCAGGTCGTGCGAAAACACTCGGTGCCGAAGTACTCCAATACCGTAACAAATTCGCCGATATAGCTATTGTTAAAGCTGATTTGATAACGCTGCGAAAAGTGTGGGAAGGTTTTTTGATCATTAACGATCATTATGAATTAGCCTCTTTTTGCGACGGTGTCCATATCGGTCAAGAAGATTTATACGCCATAGATTCCGATCCCGTACGAGCCATTAAAATTTTAAAAATGGCGATCGGTGAAGATAAGATCATCGGTCTTTCAACTCACAATGCGCAGGAGATCACAACTGCAAATTCGCTTGATATCAATTACATCGGATTGGGGGCGTATCGGGCGACGTCAACGAAATCGGATGCAAAAGTATTAGGGGAGAAGTTGGATGAACTTGCCGCCCTCTCTAACCATCCGGTAGCGGCTATCGGCGGAGTGAAACTTGACGATCGCTTTCAACATGTAACGTATAATGTAATCGGAAGCGGACTTATTCCTAATGAGAACGCCAAATGAGTAAAACCCATTTCGAGGAAACATTGGCTTTG from Sulfuricurvum sp. harbors:
- the gltB gene encoding glutamate synthase large subunit, which codes for MEYQDLLRSFKDNCGFGLIANIKNRPSHENLENAITALERMMHRGAVAADGKTGDGSGLLLSLPHEFMRSTASDAGVELPEMYAVAVVFTRNASALEHFEKICTDNDLKVVLDRLVPVDTNALGEQALATLPEIHHIFITPNSLMATKRFDALLYLSRKEIEHALVSDSDFYIASMSARVVSYKGLIMPTHIKEFYTDLQNENFKISFALFHQRFSTNTLPKWRLAQPFRAVAHNGEINSVEANRFNVAVKSESIKSEVFTDEEIARLLPILQPGGSDSASADNFFEFLIINGMDFFKAARAVIPAPWQNAPHMDPQLRAFYEYHSTVFEAWDGPAAFSLTDGRYIGCVLDRNGLRPSKYIITNDDTLLIASEYGVIDIPEDQIKERGRLQSGQMIGLDLKFGKVLKDEDINQYLKSSNPYMKWLNDHMIYLQEHVDEQYITRCDYEPTNLVERQRYFNITQEVVEQVIEPMMRDGKEAVGSMGDDTPLAAFSTVQRNFSDYFKQRFAQVTNPPIDPIREKVVMSLNTGFGETHNILDEIPSHANRLKAISPIIIREKLEVLKSFGDKKSPRYQSFYSNQEFSTAYKGSLKAALEALVEKVITAVREEGVRIVILDDSGFDKEHKAIPMAMAVGRISRALLDARIRHLASIVASTSEVIDSHGAATLIAYGASAVYPSLLFATVAAHAERSVNDVSCSEAFKSVHHALNAGLLKIMSKMGIATIASYRNSGLFDVIGLSKEIVHECFGESHAMIPGLTYDDIDARLERNHKEAFEVGGFNRIFPLKIGGYYKFYNGQEHHDFNPDVIHAIHRVSKTGKREDFDKLSALVNGRGQKFIRDFFEFKSDRPSIDISEVEPKEAIFKRFASAAMSLGSISPEAHECLAVAMNTIGAQSNSGEGGEDSARFGTLKNSKIKQVASGRFGVTPAYLRSAEEIQIKVAQGAKPGEGGQLPGHKVSGLIARLRYTMPGVTLISPPPHHDIYSIEDLAQLIFDMKQVNPNAKVAVKLVSSAGVGTIAAGVAKAYADKIIISGGDGGTGAAPLTSIKFAGNPWELGLSEAHNALKVNNLRGLVHVQTDGGLKTGQDIVKAALLGAESYAFGTGALTIIGCKMLRICHVNKCSVGIATQNEKLRGEFFNGTVEQLINYFTYLAEDVRKIMAQLGYKTMEEMIGRSDLLKVIDTEFAKKFDFSSVLHREEGVNTCQAASNEPFDLNEFEQDVLAEAKDAIKNPDRPVKIVRDICNLNRSFGARISGEIAHYYGDSGLKENTIKINLKGIAGQALGAFLINGVSIRLEGVANDYIGKGMHGGKIVIRSQNQGERFSAGGNTCLYGATGGKLFISGSVGERFAVRNSGALSVVEGTGDNACEYMTGGVVVILGKTGINFGAGMTGGFAFVYDQDHSFVENVNRELIDALRIDTDDGDEARHYLKRLLKEYVAETESEMAQELIKNFRVEIRNFWLVRPKNLTKLPLNPDKGD
- a CDS encoding glutamate synthase subunit beta, which codes for MREFLTIERIDPTKRLVLQRLKDFSEIYEPMGSSDASSQSDRCIQCGDPFCLNKCPLHNYIPQWLKAVAEKDLKFAFNLSNEPSPFPEVMGRVCPHDRLCEGDCTLNDGHGAITIGSVETFINEEGFKQGLKPYFPGITTDKKVAIIGSGPASLSCATYLLRSGIAVTMYERSDRAGGLLTYGIPNFKLDKKIVERRVNLLLEAGLKLELNCEVGKDIEFDAIADKHDAVFIGIGATKAKGAKIAGENASNVYMSMEYLTAIQRKNFGLNYDKKFDFKDLDVVVIGGGDTAMDCVRTAKREGAKNVTCLYRRDAHNMPGSVKEYKNAIEEGVDFVFHASPKEVILGEGGKAVGIHMAKTVLGAKDESGRQKMEEVKGGDFNVNADVIIMALGFDPAVPPFLAENGISVNNWGGILVNEKYETTTPGIYAGGDCHRGADLVVTAAYDGREAARSIVKSLLV
- a CDS encoding thiamine phosphate synthase; this encodes MRLYALCDADILRERGSDLLSFAGRAKTLGAEVLQYRNKFADIAIVKADLITLRKVWEGFLIINDHYELASFCDGVHIGQEDLYAIDSDPVRAIKILKMAIGEDKIIGLSTHNAQEITTANSLDINYIGLGAYRATSTKSDAKVLGEKLDELAALSNHPVAAIGGVKLDDRFQHVTYNVIGSGLIPNENAK
- a CDS encoding inositol monophosphatase family protein, which encodes MASFIHAAISACLEIDALVNKESDILFTLHDRGFGGDISNGIDLHAEAICYKHLSPFGSVFSEESGWMSPESTITIMLDPIDGSDNFVSKFPYYGISIARVVGGKTTEALVCNLANGDIFVRTAKEYFRTTLKNSAHKDEIITNLYAKIGLFEKAIEHPELIKKLMLHKLKFRSPGALALSLAYAPYVKYVLFLGTMRPYDIQAGLYLSEHLHVFQDDRYILISADKEIFEQIRMIVEKEYF
- the accD gene encoding acetyl-CoA carboxylase, carboxyltransferase subunit beta, with translation MSLFNLFGDSEKKKQPTKSEAPSHWVKCPSCQSLMYYKEIEKQNHVCPKCGFHLRIGVKERLALITDEGSFVEFDGNLRPTDPLNFVDKKSYAARIEEGYAKNGTYSSVVSGECTINSVPAQLVVFDFNFMGGSLGSVEGEKIVRAVNRALEKRMGLIIVSASGGARMQESTFSLMQMSKTSAALAKLADAKLPYISLLTDPTMGGVSASFATLGDIIIAEPGALVGFAGQRVIKQTIGSDLPEGFQRAEFLLEKGSIDMIVARSELKETLSDMLKLLLP